One region of Macadamia integrifolia cultivar HAES 741 chromosome 11, SCU_Mint_v3, whole genome shotgun sequence genomic DNA includes:
- the LOC122093837 gene encoding general transcription and DNA repair factor IIH subunit TFB1-1-like isoform X2 produces MAAGQVVMRAKYKTSVKDPGIPGVIKMTWDKFTFAPNDPRSSVKLAVGFKSIKGHKFSKEGSKQALLNLTQDQGGGYIFEFDKFPDRDVCRDFVGKVLGKLQSIVPSGQDVKVASERSPATIQNEQLSPEEMERRMKLLRDDSELQKLHKQFVITGILTEAEFWATRKKLLGADGNKTSKQQVGFKSAMLADVRPLTDGRTNKVTFSLTPEIIHQIFAEKPAVHRAFLNFVPSKLSEKDFWTKYCRAEYLHRTKNAVAAAAEAAEDEELAVFLKDDDILANEARQKIRRVDPTLDMEADEGDDYMHILDHGILRDGIKETTDSEYELYKRSLSQDLNRHAAVVLEGRALEMELGDTRTVAEALARSKQAELATKSCDENTNQGRLERVSRMTEIEDLQAPRTLPFAPLCIKDPREYFDAQQANALKALGDAVAGTRPSNCTLSTEEAYGSFRELISEMRAAGLSDPVVKPEVALKVLNGLTHHLSSTKYNLGKSAQESVLDRLPKSTKEELLLHWTSIQELLKHFWSSYPITTSYLYDKYRLAESRMQCHISIPSFRRSKNPCSRITDIKYLFLFNPCSRL; encoded by the exons ATGGCGGCTGGACAGGTCGTTATGCGCGCTAAGTATAAGACATCTGTTAAAGACCCCGGCATCCCAGGAGTGATTAAGATG ACCTGGGATAAATTTACATTTGCTCCAAATGATCCTAGGTCATCCGTGAAGCTTGCTGTGGGGTTTAAATCCATTAAAG GTCACAAGTTCAGCAAGGAGGGATCGAAACAGGCACTACTGAATCTTACACAAGATCAG GGTGGAGGTTACATTTTCGAGTTTGACAAGTTCCCTGATCGTGATGTTTGCCGAGATTTCGTGG GAAAAGTCCTTGGGAAACTTCAGTCTATTGTTCCATCTGGACAGGATGTTAAAGTGGCATCAGAAAGATCTCCTGCTACAATTCAAAATGAACAACTTAGTCCAGAAGAAATGGAGCGCCGAATGAAGTTATTGCGAGATGATAG TGAGCTGCAGAAATTGCACAAGCAATTTGTCATCACCGGCATCTTGACAGAAGCTGAATTCTGGGCGACAAGGAAG AAGTTGCTAGGTGCTGATGGCAATAAAACATCAAAACAACAAGTGGGGTTCAAAAGTGCAATGCTTGCAGATGTTAGGCCCTTGACTGATGGTCGG ACCAATAAGGTCACATTTAGCCTGACTCCGGAGATCATTCACCAG ATATTTGCTGAAAAACCAGCTGTCCACCGAGCATTTCTGAATTTTGTTCCCAGCAAG TTGTCAGAAAAGGATTTCTGGACAAAATATTGTAGAGCAGAATATCTTCATAGGACAAAAAATGCTGTTGCAGCTGCGGCGGAGGCGGCTGAAGATGAGGAGCTTGCTGTTTTCTTAAAGGATGATGACATATTGGCCAATGAAGCTCGGCAGAAG ATCAGACGGGTTGATCCGACTCTTGACATGGAAGCTGATGAAGGGGATGATTACATGCATATTTTG GACCATGGAATTCTGCGTGATGGTATTAAGGAGACTACTGATTCAGAGTATGAGCTATACAAAAGGAGTCTCTCTCAGGACCTTAACCGGCATGCAGCAGTTGTTCTTGAAGGAAGAGCTCTAG AAATGGAGTTGGGAGACACAAGGACTGTAGCTGAAGCACTTGCTAGGTCCAAACAGG CTGAGCTAGCCACCAAATCCTGTGATGAGAATACAAACCAGGGGCGGTTGGAAAGAGTATCTCGGATGACTGAGATTGAGGATCTTCAGGCACCTCGCACCCTTCCATTTGCACCTCTTTGTATAAAG GACCCTCGAGAATACTTTGATGCCCAACAAGCTAATGCGCTTAAAGCTTTAGGAGACGCAGTAGCTGGAACAAGGCCTTCAAATTGTACCTTGAGCACAGAGGAGGCATATGGTTCTTTTAGGGAGCTCATTTCTGAGATGAGAGCAGCAGGATTGAGTGATCCTGTAGTTAAACCCGAAGTTGCACTTAAG GTTCTGAATGGATTGACTCATCATCTCTCAAGCACCAAGTATAATCTTGGGAAGAGCGCTCAGGAGAGTGTCCTGGATAGGCTGCCGAAAAGTACCAAAGAAGAACTTCTGCTT CATTGGACATCTATTCAGGAATTGCTTAAGCATTTCTGGTCATCATATCCAATTACAACTTCATACCTTTATGATAAG TACAGGTTAGCAGAATCAAGGATGCAATGTCACATATCTATCCCAAGCTTCAG GAGATCAAAGAATCCGTGCAGTCGGATTACCGACATCAAGTATCTCTTCTTGTTCAACCCATGCTCCAG GCTCTAG
- the LOC122093837 gene encoding general transcription and DNA repair factor IIH subunit TFB1-1-like isoform X1, with protein sequence MAAGQVVMRAKYKTSVKDPGIPGVIKMTWDKFTFAPNDPRSSVKLAVGFKSIKGHKFSKEGSKQALLNLTQDQGGGYIFEFDKFPDRDVCRDFVGKVLGKLQSIVPSGQDVKVASERSPATIQNEQLSPEEMERRMKLLRDDSELQKLHKQFVITGILTEAEFWATRKKLLGADGNKTSKQQVGFKSAMLADVRPLTDGRTNKVTFSLTPEIIHQIFAEKPAVHRAFLNFVPSKLSEKDFWTKYCRAEYLHRTKNAVAAAAEAAEDEELAVFLKDDDILANEARQKIRRVDPTLDMEADEGDDYMHILDHGILRDGIKETTDSEYELYKRSLSQDLNRHAAVVLEGRALEMELGDTRTVAEALARSKQAELATKSCDENTNQGRLERVSRMTEIEDLQAPRTLPFAPLCIKDPREYFDAQQANALKALGDAVAGTRPSNCTLSTEEAYGSFRELISEMRAAGLSDPVVKPEVALKVLNGLTHHLSSTKYNLGKSAQESVLDRLPKSTKEELLLHWTSIQELLKHFWSSYPITTSYLYDKVSRIKDAMSHIYPKLQEIKESVQSDYRHQVSLLVQPMLQALDAAFAHYDAELQKRSTTRSGDRPNGFV encoded by the exons ATGGCGGCTGGACAGGTCGTTATGCGCGCTAAGTATAAGACATCTGTTAAAGACCCCGGCATCCCAGGAGTGATTAAGATG ACCTGGGATAAATTTACATTTGCTCCAAATGATCCTAGGTCATCCGTGAAGCTTGCTGTGGGGTTTAAATCCATTAAAG GTCACAAGTTCAGCAAGGAGGGATCGAAACAGGCACTACTGAATCTTACACAAGATCAG GGTGGAGGTTACATTTTCGAGTTTGACAAGTTCCCTGATCGTGATGTTTGCCGAGATTTCGTGG GAAAAGTCCTTGGGAAACTTCAGTCTATTGTTCCATCTGGACAGGATGTTAAAGTGGCATCAGAAAGATCTCCTGCTACAATTCAAAATGAACAACTTAGTCCAGAAGAAATGGAGCGCCGAATGAAGTTATTGCGAGATGATAG TGAGCTGCAGAAATTGCACAAGCAATTTGTCATCACCGGCATCTTGACAGAAGCTGAATTCTGGGCGACAAGGAAG AAGTTGCTAGGTGCTGATGGCAATAAAACATCAAAACAACAAGTGGGGTTCAAAAGTGCAATGCTTGCAGATGTTAGGCCCTTGACTGATGGTCGG ACCAATAAGGTCACATTTAGCCTGACTCCGGAGATCATTCACCAG ATATTTGCTGAAAAACCAGCTGTCCACCGAGCATTTCTGAATTTTGTTCCCAGCAAG TTGTCAGAAAAGGATTTCTGGACAAAATATTGTAGAGCAGAATATCTTCATAGGACAAAAAATGCTGTTGCAGCTGCGGCGGAGGCGGCTGAAGATGAGGAGCTTGCTGTTTTCTTAAAGGATGATGACATATTGGCCAATGAAGCTCGGCAGAAG ATCAGACGGGTTGATCCGACTCTTGACATGGAAGCTGATGAAGGGGATGATTACATGCATATTTTG GACCATGGAATTCTGCGTGATGGTATTAAGGAGACTACTGATTCAGAGTATGAGCTATACAAAAGGAGTCTCTCTCAGGACCTTAACCGGCATGCAGCAGTTGTTCTTGAAGGAAGAGCTCTAG AAATGGAGTTGGGAGACACAAGGACTGTAGCTGAAGCACTTGCTAGGTCCAAACAGG CTGAGCTAGCCACCAAATCCTGTGATGAGAATACAAACCAGGGGCGGTTGGAAAGAGTATCTCGGATGACTGAGATTGAGGATCTTCAGGCACCTCGCACCCTTCCATTTGCACCTCTTTGTATAAAG GACCCTCGAGAATACTTTGATGCCCAACAAGCTAATGCGCTTAAAGCTTTAGGAGACGCAGTAGCTGGAACAAGGCCTTCAAATTGTACCTTGAGCACAGAGGAGGCATATGGTTCTTTTAGGGAGCTCATTTCTGAGATGAGAGCAGCAGGATTGAGTGATCCTGTAGTTAAACCCGAAGTTGCACTTAAG GTTCTGAATGGATTGACTCATCATCTCTCAAGCACCAAGTATAATCTTGGGAAGAGCGCTCAGGAGAGTGTCCTGGATAGGCTGCCGAAAAGTACCAAAGAAGAACTTCTGCTT CATTGGACATCTATTCAGGAATTGCTTAAGCATTTCTGGTCATCATATCCAATTACAACTTCATACCTTTATGATAAG GTTAGCAGAATCAAGGATGCAATGTCACATATCTATCCCAAGCTTCAG GAGATCAAAGAATCCGTGCAGTCGGATTACCGACATCAAGTATCTCTTCTTGTTCAACCCATGCTCCAG GCTCTAGATGCTGCCTTTGCACACTATGACGCAGAGCTGCAGAAGAGATCCACCACTAGGAGTGGGGATAGACCAAATGGATTTGTCTAA